In Lysinibacillus sp. 2017, the DNA window GCTTTGTCCCGCCAAGAAAGTAAATGCCCCAAAACGCACAATGGAGGGATGAATGGTAATTAAATTTAAGAAGCTTAATTACTTTTCGTAATCAGCCTTTGTGTGTACAATGGGCTTAAAGGAGTGATTTGAATGCAAGAAATTACAACAATTGAACAATTTACTGAATTAACGGGTACTGAAAAGTCAGTAATCGTGAAATTCTTCGCTGGCTGGTGCCCTGACTGCACACGTATGGATATGTTTATCGATCCAATTATCGAAGAGTATACTCAATATGACTGGTACTCTATTAACCGCGATAACTTCCCTGACTTAGCAGAGAAATATCAAGTAATGGGGATTCCATCATTATTAATCTTCAAAAATGGTGAAAAATTGGCTCACTTACATAGTGCTAACGCAAAATCACCTGCACAAATTGAAGAGTTTTTAAACGCACAAGCTTAATTCCCGCGAATTTGAATCCAA includes these proteins:
- a CDS encoding thioredoxin family protein encodes the protein MQEITTIEQFTELTGTEKSVIVKFFAGWCPDCTRMDMFIDPIIEEYTQYDWYSINRDNFPDLAEKYQVMGIPSLLIFKNGEKLAHLHSANAKSPAQIEEFLNAQA